From a region of the Thermosipho melanesiensis BI429 genome:
- the fabG gene encoding 3-oxoacyl-[acyl-carrier-protein] reductase, translating into MRLEGKVCIITGAGSGIGKAAALLFSQEGAKVIACDVVEENLKKLKEEDDRIDVFVLDVTNREAIQNMVDNVVEKYGRIDVLVNNAGITRDALLLKMKEEDWDAVINVNLKGVFNMTQAIAPIMLKQGKGSIINTSSVVGVYGNIGQTNYSATKAGIIGMTKTWAKELARKGAQIRVNAVAPGFIKTPMTEKVPERIINALNEKIPLKRMGEAEEVARVYLFLASDESSYITGQVIGVDGGLVI; encoded by the coding sequence ATGAGGTTAGAAGGGAAAGTATGTATAATAACAGGAGCAGGAAGTGGGATAGGAAAGGCAGCGGCACTTTTATTTTCCCAAGAAGGAGCGAAAGTCATAGCGTGTGATGTTGTTGAGGAAAATTTAAAAAAGTTAAAAGAGGAAGATGACAGAATAGATGTTTTTGTGTTAGATGTAACAAACAGAGAAGCAATACAAAATATGGTTGATAATGTGGTTGAAAAATATGGAAGGATAGATGTATTGGTGAATAACGCGGGAATAACAAGAGATGCATTGTTGCTAAAGATGAAGGAAGAAGATTGGGACGCAGTAATAAATGTAAACTTAAAGGGTGTGTTTAACATGACTCAGGCAATAGCACCGATAATGTTAAAGCAGGGAAAAGGAAGTATAATAAATACATCGTCGGTAGTAGGAGTGTATGGAAATATAGGACAGACTAATTATTCGGCAACGAAGGCTGGAATAATAGGAATGACAAAGACCTGGGCAAAAGAGCTAGCGAGAAAAGGAGCACAAATAAGGGTAAATGCAGTAGCGCCAGGATTTATAAAGACACCGATGACGGAAAAAGTACCGGAGAGGATAATAAATGCATTAAATGAAAAAATACCATTAAAAAGGATGGGTGAAGCTGAAGAAGTAGCAAGAGTGTATTTATTTCTAGCATCAGATGAATCTTCATATATTACTGGCCAGGTTATTGGTGTTGATGGGGGATTAGTTATATAA
- a CDS encoding energy-coupling factor transporter transmembrane component T family protein gives MRFAFGRYVPTSSIIHSLDPRVKTISSFVFVVSVLFVKGFMGYLFLFGIFLIIAFLSNIKLILYLKSVKNMWFLIVFASLIQFFISGFQMAMFISLRLIFVVLFASFLTYTTSPLLIARGLSELLRFFGVKKRYRDDFGMIMTISFRFIPILFDEIDRIIKAQIARGAKFDEKGLKYKIQGVVAIVVPLLVSSIRKAEEISIALQARKYGVFERNSYYTLKWKFKDTLFFVFSFLVLFLIVVFS, from the coding sequence ATGAGGTTTGCTTTTGGAAGATATGTACCTACAAGCTCTATAATCCATTCACTAGATCCAAGAGTGAAAACTATTTCGTCATTTGTATTTGTTGTTTCTGTTTTGTTTGTTAAAGGATTTATGGGTTATTTATTTTTATTTGGAATTTTTTTGATTATTGCATTTTTATCAAATATAAAGTTGATTTTGTATTTAAAATCTGTGAAAAATATGTGGTTTTTGATAGTTTTTGCTTCGTTAATTCAATTTTTTATCAGTGGTTTTCAAATGGCTATGTTTATTTCTTTAAGACTTATTTTTGTGGTTTTGTTTGCTTCGTTCTTAACATATACTACATCTCCATTATTAATTGCAAGGGGATTGTCAGAACTTTTAAGATTTTTTGGAGTTAAGAAAAGATATCGTGATGATTTTGGTATGATAATGACTATTTCTTTTAGATTTATCCCTATTTTATTTGATGAAATTGATAGGATTATTAAAGCTCAGATAGCACGAGGGGCAAAATTCGATGAAAAAGGGTTAAAGTATAAAATTCAAGGAGTTGTTGCAATTGTAGTTCCATTACTTGTTTCTTCTATAAGAAAAGCTGAAGAAATTTCTATTGCATTACAAGCAAGAAAATATGGTGTGTTTGAGAGAAACAGTTATTATACTCTAAAATGGAAGTTTAAAGATACATTGTTTTTTGTCTTTTCTTTTTTAGTGTTGTTTTTAATAGTTGTTTTTAGTTGA
- a CDS encoding sodium-translocating pyrophosphatase, translating into MYYLLIPVLGIFLALVNFYLVTKKSEGTEKMKEISLAIREGADAFIAHEYTVVFKISIPIAIILGIITAWYVSIAFLIGALMSSLAGFIGMKIATRANVRVSNIARETKNLGKTLKLAFQGGSVMGLSVASFALLGLGIVFLLFSYQLDKENLVIVKNYLGINFIPFAMTVSGYSLGCSIIAMFDRVGGGVYTKAADMAADLVGKTELKLPEDDPRNPATIADNVGDNVGDVAGLGADLLESYVGSILSAIVLASYFFALSGHVYYETARKLIIYPFLYTTIGLIGSIVGIYFVILKKGSGNPHKELNSALFVSAILSLFGNFLLTNYYLSNVENLEVFGFRFGKFSPYFSSILGVFVGIIIGLLAEYYTSDDFRPTRELSYKSKQGSAIVISGGLALGMKSVFLPSLFLFLAILLSNYFSGLFGVAMASIGMLSFVATSVSVDSYGPIADNAGGISEMANLEEGVRKITDRLDMVGNTTAAIGKGFAIGSAALAALSLFASYVFSQTSPGMQFNNIFDILNLNIINARTLSGAIVGAALPFMFSGILIESVVKSAGLMVDEIRRQVKDKPGILDGSAKPDYQTCVKISAAGAIKQMSKPIFIAVLTPIISGFILGTEFVGGILVGTTLSGIMLALFTANAGGAWDNAKKHLEQGKIDGVGKGSKEHDSLVIGDTVGDPLKDTVGPSLDILIKIMSVISLILAPLFMKFHLF; encoded by the coding sequence ATGTATTACCTTCTAATCCCGGTTTTGGGAATTTTTTTGGCTTTAGTGAATTTTTATTTGGTAACAAAAAAATCTGAGGGGACGGAGAAGATGAAGGAAATTTCCCTTGCAATAAGGGAAGGTGCTGATGCGTTTATTGCCCACGAATACACTGTGGTGTTTAAAATTTCCATTCCCATTGCTATAATCTTGGGGATTATAACTGCATGGTATGTTTCTATTGCGTTTTTAATAGGAGCGTTGATGAGTTCTTTAGCGGGATTTATTGGTATGAAAATAGCAACAAGGGCAAATGTAAGGGTTTCAAATATTGCAAGAGAAACTAAAAATTTGGGTAAAACTTTAAAATTGGCTTTTCAAGGTGGGTCTGTGATGGGACTTTCTGTTGCATCATTTGCACTGTTAGGTTTGGGAATAGTATTTTTACTTTTTTCATATCAACTTGATAAAGAGAATTTGGTTATTGTGAAGAATTATTTAGGAATAAATTTTATTCCTTTTGCAATGACAGTTTCAGGTTATTCTTTAGGGTGTTCTATAATTGCAATGTTTGATAGAGTTGGTGGGGGCGTATATACAAAAGCAGCTGATATGGCGGCTGACTTAGTAGGTAAAACGGAATTAAAATTACCAGAAGACGATCCACGAAATCCTGCAACTATTGCAGATAACGTAGGAGATAATGTTGGGGATGTTGCAGGATTAGGAGCAGATTTACTCGAAAGTTATGTTGGCTCTATATTATCGGCGATTGTACTAGCTTCATATTTTTTTGCACTTTCTGGTCATGTATATTACGAAACTGCTAGAAAACTTATCATTTACCCGTTTTTATATACAACTATTGGATTGATTGGAAGCATTGTTGGAATTTATTTTGTAATATTAAAAAAAGGGTCAGGAAATCCTCATAAAGAACTAAATAGCGCTTTATTTGTTTCTGCAATTTTAAGTTTGTTTGGTAATTTCTTGTTAACAAACTACTATCTTTCTAATGTTGAAAATTTAGAGGTTTTTGGTTTTAGATTTGGAAAGTTTTCTCCATATTTTTCTTCAATTCTAGGTGTGTTTGTAGGTATAATTATTGGTTTATTAGCAGAATATTATACTTCAGATGACTTTAGACCAACAAGGGAGTTGAGTTATAAGTCAAAGCAAGGCTCTGCTATTGTTATTTCTGGTGGTCTAGCACTTGGGATGAAGAGTGTATTTTTGCCTTCTTTATTCTTATTTTTGGCAATTTTATTGTCAAATTATTTTTCCGGATTATTCGGAGTTGCAATGGCTTCAATTGGGATGTTATCTTTTGTTGCTACTTCGGTTTCTGTTGATTCTTATGGGCCTATTGCGGATAATGCAGGTGGAATTAGTGAAATGGCAAATTTAGAAGAAGGTGTGAGAAAGATTACCGATAGACTTGATATGGTTGGTAACACAACCGCTGCGATTGGTAAAGGCTTTGCTATAGGTTCAGCGGCTTTGGCTGCTCTCTCCTTATTTGCATCCTATGTGTTTTCTCAAACTTCACCTGGAATGCAATTTAATAATATTTTTGATATTTTAAATTTAAACATAATAAATGCAAGAACTTTGTCGGGTGCTATTGTAGGAGCCGCTTTACCATTTATGTTTAGTGGAATATTAATTGAATCAGTTGTAAAAAGTGCCGGATTAATGGTTGATGAAATTAGAAGACAAGTGAAGGATAAACCGGGAATTTTGGATGGCAGTGCAAAACCCGATTATCAAACTTGTGTTAAAATAAGTGCAGCAGGTGCAATAAAACAGATGAGTAAGCCCATATTTATTGCAGTATTAACGCCTATTATTTCAGGTTTTATACTTGGTACGGAATTTGTTGGAGGGATTTTAGTTGGTACAACATTAAGTGGTATTATGTTAGCGTTATTTACTGCAAATGCTGGCGGTGCCTGGGATAATGCAAAGAAGCACTTGGAGCAGGGAAAAATAGATGGTGTGGGAAAAGGTTCAAAAGAGCATGATTCGCTAGTAATTGGAGATACCGTGGGTGATCCGTTAAAAGACACAGTAGGACCAAGTTTGGATATTTTGATAAAAATAATGTCTGTAATTTCACTAATATTAGCACCGTTATTTATGAAGTTTCATCTTTTTTAA
- a CDS encoding response regulator transcription factor translates to MGKRKIMVIDDQPEILELISFTLEKEGYDVIPVEDAEKALEELKDKDVDMFLVDIMLPGIDGFEFVRHIRSLEQHKLTPVIFLSAKGEEFDKVLGLELGADDYITKPFSIRELLARIKAVFRRMQLSTQTKEEKPKKIVAKDLEIDVDKYEVKIKGKKVNLTPLEFDLLRFLAENEGKVFSRNVLLDKLWGYDYFGDTRTVDVHIRRLRTKIEEDPSNPKYIVTVRGKGYKFRDPGKEE, encoded by the coding sequence ATGGGTAAAAGGAAAATCATGGTTATTGATGATCAACCGGAAATTCTTGAATTAATAAGTTTTACCTTAGAGAAAGAGGGGTATGATGTCATTCCCGTTGAAGATGCTGAAAAAGCTCTTGAAGAATTAAAAGACAAAGATGTTGATATGTTTTTAGTAGATATTATGTTACCAGGAATAGACGGATTTGAATTTGTAAGACACATTAGAAGCTTAGAACAACATAAATTAACACCTGTAATCTTTTTAAGTGCAAAAGGTGAAGAATTTGATAAAGTATTAGGCTTAGAATTAGGAGCAGATGATTATATTACAAAACCATTCAGTATTAGGGAATTACTCGCTAGAATTAAAGCAGTCTTTAGAAGAATGCAACTATCAACACAAACAAAAGAAGAAAAACCAAAAAAAATAGTAGCAAAAGACCTTGAAATTGATGTTGACAAATACGAAGTGAAAATAAAAGGTAAAAAAGTAAATTTAACTCCTTTGGAATTTGATCTTTTAAGATTTTTAGCAGAAAACGAAGGTAAAGTTTTTTCAAGGAATGTTCTTTTAGATAAACTATGGGGATACGATTATTTTGGAGATACTAGAACTGTTGATGTTCATATTAGAAGATTAAGGACAAAAATAGAAGAAGACCCCTCAAATCCAAAATACATTGTAACAGTAAGGGGAAAAGGATACAAATTTAGAGATCCTGGAAAGGAAGAATAA